Within the Setaria viridis chromosome 3, Setaria_viridis_v4.0, whole genome shotgun sequence genome, the region AATAGCCATACTCATAATAGAGAGTATAGCATCACACCAGCaaggaagaaataaaatgagGCAATGGACTTACACTGCCAATTGGACTGTAAATGTTGCTCCGACCACTTAGTTGGAAATAGAGATAGCTTGCATATGCCACGAGCATAATGCAACTACTGAACCTTGAAAGTGAAACCTCGGATGCTCCTTGGCGCGCTTCTGAATGTGTGAAGTGAAGGACAGCGGGAAACATCAATCCCATGACAGCCATCAACAGTAAACCTGAGTTGACAACTGCAGTTGCCTGCAGTGATAGAATATTAATCCCACCATCAGAGAAGATCTATGGAAGGACACAAAAAGTAACACAAACATCACCTTACTGAAGACTTGGTCTTTATTACGATGAATTATACCACCAGCAAAGAAAGCACATCCCAAAACCAACAGCATATTTGATAATATGGAACCCAATAGTGACTGCTGCACTACTCGGATCATTCCATTTTTCAAAGCGTATACTGCGATGATCATTTCAGTTGCATTTCCAAATGTGGCATTTAGAAGGCCACCAACTGCAGTTCAGGAAAGATGTAATTGGTTGTTGTTTGAAGACTCTGATTTCAAATTGACTATTAGCCATAAATAGAGACAGACATACCTGTTGGACCAGTGTATAGTGCAAGCTGCCTGTACAACAAACATCGACATTAATAAAAATCTATAAGAACAGGAAAAGTAAGTATACAGTTTAGCAACTTACTCAGTTGCGTATCCCAAACGTTCTGCTAAAGGTGTTATTCCTAGCATGCTGAAAAGGAAAACCAATCCCTGCAATTTTGATGGCGTAGGAAGCATGCTAGAATTAATTTATCAATAATGGGATCACCAATAACACATGTTGAATTCAAGTGACGAAGGTCTCCTAGACTCCTAGTGATAAAATGTGTACCAGTAGCATGCACAACCAGAACAACTAAACTAACCATGTTGTTCAACAGCAAAACTAGTGTGCAAAGACTGATTACTCTTAATTCTTTTATAACGTCGTTTGAAGTTGGTATTCATTGCCACTGAACAAACCATCCATAGACGAACCAGACAGAAAGTTTGGTTTTCCATGATCAACACTTACATGCCTCCTAGAAGTGAAGTGGAGAATGATGGACGCAGGTCCAAATGGCATCAGCAAATTGAGCTTGGAGGTGAAAATGACGATCCTGATGCTCCTGAGCGTCCTCTCGACTGTCCTCCGCGAGTCCCAGGACCCAGCCATGGTCGGACGTAGCCCGCCGTTGGGCACTTGCGGGCTGTTGACTTTGAAACCACCCATCTCTATTTGAGGAATCTCCATCTTCTAGTCTACGTCCACAGGGGGGAAAAATAGCAGTACCAGTGAGCCGAGCGAATAAACATCGCAATAAGCAAATTTGCTCCAACGAGACGGACTAAATTTTCAGTCATGTGAGATGAGGCCCAAATTCCTGCTTGAGTATGCTGCTTCTCAAATCTACCACTTGCTGATTAAGTCTGGCTGCTGCTTAAAGCTACTAGCTAATTAAGGAATGCGGCTAAATCCGCCTCCAGATCCACACCAAGCCTACCCAACCCAGTACATGTTTATCAACCGCGCATCTACCGAATCCAAAAATTCAGCAACCGCCCCAAATCCGAGCGCACCGACTAACCTGGACACTGCGgcggagacgccgccgccgcgatcggCGGGGGATCCGGAATCAGGAGTCGGACGGGggctccggccgccgcggtTCCCTAGGAATCATCATTCGGTCCCCGCGCGAGGGCCGGCAGGATGGTGTGGGTGCGCGGTCGGGTAACAGCGCGTGCCGAGTCGTCGTCTCCTCgcaccggccgcggccggcgataCAGCCCGCGCGGGGTTCCAGGTGGAGGGCAGATGGTTCGGGATCGCTGGCACCCCCCTCCCTGCCGGCGCCGAGTCGCCTGCTGTTGCTGACTGCTCGCTGCTGGCTCACACCGCCCGCGCGCACCAAATATCCCTGCTAGTTTCCTGCCTGCTTGCCTGCTTCCTTGCTAACCGGGCAGGCGACGTGGGCTTGGTGGAGGAGTTGGGGGAGGGTAGCGAGCACGTCGACTTTGCGTGCTAGGGACTTCGTATTATTTTCTCGGAAGCCTCGGAGACGACTTCTTCAGACTTATAATTTTCGATGGACGCAGTAGTGCCAGAACCCATGTGTTCTGTAAATCCCATGCCTTAGACTTTAGACCACTCGGTTGGCATTAGCGTTCGTAGAGGTAAAAGTACGGTGGAAGTGCGTTGCCAGGGAATATTTGGCCAACGAAATAGACTTGGGTTAGATTCTAGGACTAGTCTTTGTGATAGTCAAGTATGTTTGTGAATGAGCGTGTAGATGACGTGGCAAGTACCGGAAATGGTGTAACCAAAGTGTGCTTTTCTGAAACTTTCCGAGTGGATGGTCCATTGTGTTTCTAGGGCATAGCCCGGTTGGCTGCATTTTAATCCAAAGAGAGCACCACTATACCATCATGACCAAATCCATAACCTCCTCCTATAAAGTGTGGCCTGGTTGTATGTCGTCATGTCATTTACTATATAGTAAGGCGCCTTTGGTTAGGTCATCAAATGCGGCCTAATTACAATAGTACCAACAACACTGGTCGCTGATTCTTTTTGTTCTCTAAGAGCTTCCTTAATTCTTTTGTAGTGCCTTTGGAGTTAAGCCATCCGCTGTGAgcattttccaaaaaaaaaaaaaactcttgacCGAGCATAGTAAAAGTTTTAGAGCAAAGCCGTGCAAGGTCAGTACTAGACAAACGAGCTTTTTTCAATCATTGATGTACCAAAACTTAAAATACTTGTAGATACCAAACAAGCAATTTCACCTGATTAAATCCACAGGGCTAAACTGCAAAAAACCTTGTTTTGAATTGTTGGGTTCCTCCTAAAAGGAGAATCCCCTCCAAAAATAGGCGTATGCTGCTATTTGCGGCGCGCACACGGTATTCTTTAGTAAAAGGCGAAAGAATAGTTCGCTCTGTGCTCACCGCGCAGCTGCGTGCTTCAACAAGGTAGCCCTGGCCCTCCTTATATGCCTTCCCCCCGGCTCGCACCGCTCATGGCTaagcaatgtggtactaatcCCTCGCAGGCTCGCAGCATCTCAGTCTCACTCACGCCCTGCCGCGATCCGCGCTGCTGCGCTAACAAACTTGGGCTAGGCCCGCGAGAGGTCCAACCAGGCCATCGTCAACCACTAATGGGCCGAGCCCGCCGAAGATTGCACATGCATTTTTCCTGGTATAGCCCCACCTGCAGTCTAACAGCAATCACCACCTAGAAAAATTCCCCATCACGAGCACCACCGCTCACAGTGAAGTCAGCCAtggccctcgccctcgccacgACCCCACTCGCGCACCTCGCCCTCGCCCCGCCTCCGATCTCCGCCTCCCAGtcctcgctgctgctgctcccgcgccgcccgtcgcccgccccCGTCTCCATCTCCCTACGTTCCCGCCTCGTCGCGGCCGTCGCAACCAAGGAACcagagctcggcggcggcggatcagaaggcggcgacggtgcaggtggcagcggaggcggcggcggcggcggtgacggtgaCCCGAGGGAAGGAGGTccggaaggggaaggggagggggaggaagagaagatgGGGCAGGGGCTATCCATGTCGCAGAAGCTCACTCTCGCCTACGCCGCGCTCGTTGGAGGTAATGCTTAAATGCTTTGCCCCCAAGTGATCCGTTGCAATTTACAAATGACCTGGATTGGGTGTGAAGTTTCCTATACGAATTGGGATCAGTTACAAATCACTACGAACCAACCTGGTCCGAAAACTATTCCTAGCTGTACTTCAAGTTGATTTGAGGGGAAGGGCTGGTCGATCCTGAAGTTTGTTCTCCAGTGCCCTTAgttgttttcacttttcagcTGATATCGTTGTCTGTGTGATGGTAATGAGTCAGAAATATCTACCATACTGTCGTGAGATGCCAATGAAAAATAGTACCTAAATTCCTTGAAGTGGTGACTATTCACCAATCTTATTACATGCACTCTGCATTCTGCATGCTGCAACGTTGTTGCCTCAGTAGATGGAGATGACACATGTGCACAATTAAATATTGTTGCCCCTGAGAGTAACTTAGGATCAGTTTAATGGCATTGGGCCATTGGCATTGGTTGCAATTTAGGCAGGGGAAACCAGAATAAAGATGAAATTGGTATGTTTTCGCAAATATAGAAATAACTTACCTTCTGTCTACCACAGAAAATAGAATGCTCTGCTTGTTTGTTATCTAACTCCATTAACAGCTTAAAAAATGTTAATACTGTAGATTGCTCCTAGCAGGAATGGTATTGTGAGCATCCAAACAAGCTAGAAATGGTCGGCTTAATTCTATAACGGAGTGGTTTATTTCAATGATATAGCTATTGATGGTCTTTCCATATGGTGTCTTTGGTACTTGGTCTTCCTTATCATGTTTACTGAAGTTAGCAGAAAGTTAGGGATTCATAGCATAACGGCAGCTTCCTCTTCCAAAAAAACCCTCCTCA harbors:
- the LOC117848349 gene encoding uncharacterized protein; translation: MALALATTPLAHLALAPPPISASQSSLLLLPRRPSPAPVSISLRSRLVAAVATKEPELGGGGSEGGDGAGGSGGGGGGGDGDPREGGPEGEGEGEEEKMGQGLSMSQKLTLAYAALVGAGGVMGYMKSGSQKSLAAGGISALILYFVHTQLPVRPVFASSIGLGISAALLSVMGSRFKKSGKIFPAGVVSLVSLVMVGGYFHGILRSSHA
- the LOC117848345 gene encoding vacuolar cation/proton exchanger 3, with amino-acid sequence MEIPQIEMGGFKVNSPQVPNGGLRPTMAGSWDSRRTVERTLRSIRIVIFTSKLNLLMPFGPASIILHFTSRRHGLVFLFSMLGITPLAERLGYATEQLALYTGPTVGGLLNATFGNATEMIIAVYALKNGMIRVVQQSLLGSILSNMLLVLGCAFFAGGIIHRNKDQVFSKATAVVNSGLLLMAVMGLMFPAVLHFTHSEARQGASEVSLSRFSSCIMLVAYASYLYFQLSGRSNIYSPIGSEEVPTEDAAEEDEEAEIGMWEAVTWLAVLTLWVSVLSEYLVNAIEGASDSLNLPVAFISVILLPIVGNAAEHASAIMFAMKDKLDITLGVAIGSSTQISMFVIPFCVVIGWMMGQKMDLNFQLFETASLFITVLVVAFMLQDGTANYLKGLMLILCYLIVAASFFVHVDPQSSDG